A single window of Achromobacter xylosoxidans DNA harbors:
- a CDS encoding SMODS domain-containing nucleotidyltransferase produces the protein MKLVQDFNAFLNDTVNLNSTRFDQLECSIEAIRKSVRGLDWKPSIVGFAAQGSWAHKTIIKPLPGDPFDADLLVFVRPISGWEAKDYINELYAEMGKLGLYKDKIRRYSHCITVEYVGERKIDVAPCVKERLHSDVWEVCNRDTNLFEKSNPLDYTNWLIERNGICGNNSFRKVTRLLKYLRDIKTNFTCPSFLLTTLLGMQVYASDKGTVGFTDVPTTLKTLVDRLDDWLQANPSKPTVRNPVLFEEIQSSAWDDIKYSNFRAKINLYRGWIDDAYDEPDKEESIGKWQRVFGEDFATREAVEKAGKVSEAALSAVRGSAALAGVADLVALVKKIGREALPRDFDRLPHMRRPRWREAAGTRLTVNVGAQLWTERFGRQVSPFVSLAPTPPGYWVRFNASNNLGLPFPDTYKVEWRVTNTDEVARRANALRGDYYRSDEPWVRWERLSYRGVHMVEAFLIRRSDDFLLGKSDPFYVVIE, from the coding sequence GTTCGATCAGCTCGAATGCAGCATCGAGGCCATCAGGAAATCGGTGCGAGGGCTTGACTGGAAGCCTTCCATCGTCGGTTTTGCCGCGCAAGGGTCTTGGGCTCACAAAACTATCATCAAACCCCTGCCCGGAGATCCTTTCGACGCGGACCTGCTGGTTTTCGTGAGGCCGATCTCAGGCTGGGAGGCGAAGGACTACATCAACGAGCTGTATGCGGAGATGGGAAAGCTCGGTCTGTACAAGGACAAGATAAGGCGCTATTCGCATTGCATCACCGTTGAGTACGTTGGCGAGCGCAAGATCGACGTGGCACCCTGCGTGAAAGAGCGTCTTCATTCGGACGTTTGGGAGGTTTGCAATCGCGATACCAATCTCTTCGAAAAATCCAACCCACTCGATTACACCAATTGGCTGATTGAGCGCAATGGAATCTGTGGGAACAACAGTTTTCGCAAGGTCACCCGTTTACTAAAGTACCTCAGAGACATCAAGACGAACTTCACGTGCCCCTCGTTCCTCTTGACGACCTTGCTTGGAATGCAGGTATACGCCTCAGACAAAGGGACTGTGGGCTTCACCGATGTCCCCACGACGCTCAAGACGCTAGTTGATCGCCTCGATGACTGGCTGCAGGCCAACCCAAGCAAACCTACGGTGCGAAATCCCGTATTGTTCGAGGAGATTCAAAGCAGTGCGTGGGACGATATCAAATACTCAAACTTCCGCGCGAAGATTAATCTGTACCGTGGTTGGATCGATGACGCCTACGATGAGCCAGACAAAGAGGAAAGCATCGGGAAATGGCAGCGTGTGTTTGGCGAAGACTTTGCTACTCGGGAGGCTGTCGAGAAAGCCGGCAAAGTCAGTGAAGCTGCACTGTCCGCCGTCCGGGGAAGCGCGGCGTTGGCTGGCGTGGCAGATCTGGTCGCGTTGGTAAAGAAGATCGGTCGGGAGGCGCTGCCCCGCGACTTCGATCGCCTGCCGCACATGCGCCGTCCGCGATGGCGGGAGGCTGCCGGGACACGGTTAACGGTGAACGTTGGTGCGCAACTCTGGACAGAGCGCTTCGGGCGGCAAGTCAGCCCGTTCGTCTCGCTCGCGCCCACGCCGCCTGGGTACTGGGTCCGTTTCAACGCCAGCAACAATCTCGGGCTCCCGTTCCCTGATACCTATAAGGTCGAATGGCGTGTGACGAATACGGATGAAGTAGCGCGGCGTGCCAACGCACTGCGTGGCGACTACTACCGTTCAGATGAGCCATGGGTTCGATGGGAGCGATTGTCGTACCGAGGAGTCCATATGGTCGAGGCCTTCCTGATCCGAAGATCCGATGATTTCCTATTAGGCAAGAGCGATCCGTTCTACGTGGTGATCGAATAG